Genomic window (Candidatus Dependentiae bacterium):
GCTCCGTAGGGTAGTTATGAGCAACGTGTTTAAGCTCAAGTTGTTCTAAAAGCTCGAGTGCTTCTTTAGTTGCTTGTTGGTGGCTGTATTTTTTTACTACCATAAGCGGTTGTATGCAGTTTTCTAAAGCAGTAAGATGGCTAAATAAATTATAGTGCTGAAAGAGAAAGCCTATAATGCCACTACGCTCTTGTACTGATAACGCCCGTAGATCTTTACCTGCATAGGTTATTGACCCGGTATATTGTTGTTTAAGTTGTGCTATGCAATAGAGTAGGCTTGTTTTGCCAGCACCACTTTTGCCCGTTAGGCAGGTTATTGAACCTGGTGTGATACTTAACGATAGCGTGTCTAGGATAAGACGGTCAGCATAATATAAGCTTAAGTTATTAACGATTAACATGGTATTTTCTCTCAAGTAGTTGTCCAACAAGTGAAAGCGCCCCAGTAAGTATCAGATAAATACAAGCAATAGCAAGGGTTATAGTTAACGGATCGGCTGACCGGGCAATAATATTCATGCCTGTTTTAGTAAGCTCAACGGTACCTATACTAGCAACGATAGCAGTGCTTTTAAGTGCCATGTTGTATTCGTTCATAAGTGACGGCAAAACAGCTCGTAGTGCTTGTGGTACGATAATAAAACGTAGTTGTTGTAGAGTGCTATAGCCTAAAACAAAACTTGCGTCCCATTGGCCCGTTGGCAAAGAATTTATCCCTGCACGTATTGTTTCTGATACGTATGCTGCTGAACATAACCCTAAGCCTATAATGCTGGCGTTTTCAGATGAAAGGTTAATCAAGCTCACTTCTGGGAGCACAAAATAAATGATCATAAGTTGCGCATACAGGGGTATTCCTCTTAAAATAAGCGTCGCGCCATCAAGTAGCAAACTAATAATGGGAATACGTGCTTTGCGGGCACGTAGTAAGCCTGTAAGTGTACCTACAACCAAGCTAATACATGATGCGGTAAACCAGATGTACACTGTTGTAAGAGCAGCATTAATAAGTAATGGGGCTGACGCTGAGAGAGTAACGAGAGAAAAGAGTTTCATGCCTGTTCCTTTTTAAACCACTGTTTTTCAAGTGCTGCTAAAGTACCCTGTGCTTTAAGGTTGTTTATTATTAATTGTATCTCTTTTTTTAGCTTTGTATTAGCTTTATTAACGCCAATACCGCAGCCTAAAAATGCTTGATCTTCGTTTAATGGTACGGTAAGAGCTACAAGTTCTGGATACTGACTTTTAAGTTCGTTGTAAGCAGTAGGTTCTATAAGTACCGCTAAAGCTTTTTTATATTTAAGTTCTAAAATAGAGGGCACAGGATCTAATTGTTTAACCGTGAGCCCAGAAATAGTCAGTAAAAAACCTTCGGTGCTGGAGCCCGCTTCAACGCATACTGTTGCATTAGGAATGTTTTTAAGATCTTCAAGTGTTTTTACGCCTTGAGGAATAGTTTGCCAAAAAACTAATCTTAAAGAAGTTACGGGTTCACCTTGATAGGCAATTAAATCAACTTGTTTGAGCCGTTCTTGGGTAATGGAAAGACCAGTCATAACAAAATCAACTTTATTTTGATTGAGTGCGGTCAACAGTGATGCTGTATCCATGTCTTTGATGACAAGCTTTTTACCTAATTGAACTGCTATCTGTTGGGCGATATCTATATCAAAGCCTTGATAGGAGCCATTATTACTCATAGTAACATAGGGCGGCCAACCGCTCATAGTGCCTAAAATAAGAGTGTCATCAGATTGAGCTGTTGATGAACGAAATACAAAATAGCCAAGCGTAGAAAAAATAATAAGTAGAGCTAAAGCTCCCAAAAATTTTGGTTGCATAACGGAATCTTTCTTAATAAAAGTCTTGTGTAAAAAATAAATAAATAAAATAGTTATACGTTAGCCAAAGATGGCATGCGTACTATTTTAAAGGTCGTATAAAAAATAAAATAAATAAAAAAGTGTAGTAAAAGAGTGATTGCAGTTTAGTTGCAATGATGATGGGTATGGTGATGAGAAAGAAAGGAAAAAGAATGAAAGCTAAATTTAGAAAAATTACCAAGGCTCAAAAGGATAAAATCACAGTTTATCATGAGCTTTCTCCTGAGTTATTAAGATTAAAATAATTAAACTATATATATTTTTAAATATAACACAATTATTGTATAAAAACAATAATTATAACGTTTTGGCCACAAAACTGACAAACACACAGAAAACACTTTTAAAAAATGGTGAATCATTTATGCTGTATATAAGAGTATTTGTAGCATGATACTTATACTAGTAACAGAACAACTTTTCTTGGCTAAAAAAATAATTTGGAGAGATGGCTGAGTGGCCGAAAGCGGCCGCCTCGAAAGCGGTTATTGTGTCAAAAACGCAATCGGGGGTTCGAATCCCCCTCTCTCCACCACCATAGTACCGCGTTCAGGATGCTTCTATGATAAAACGTATCTCGCTTATTTTTATAATTGTTGCATGTCTGCTTGGCGAAAGCATGCATGCTATGACTTTTGATAATCGTTATTTTCCTCTTTTTTATAAGCCTTATTTGCGCCGCCTTGGTGGCAGAGGCCATACAGCTATTCAACCCTTTTTTATGAGGTCCGATAGGGCAACAGGATCGTTTGATGAAGATATACCACTTCCTGATATAGATGGACCTTTTGAAGATGTTAAAAGATCGCAGTATGATCTTGGTTTAGTGGCTGATGCATTAACAGAGTCAGGCAAGTTAGATACTCTTCCTTTTTTACTTTCTCGCGGTCCAAACTCAAGAAGTGCCAGCAGTGTTCCCTTTAAAAGAGACGGTCGTCTTGATGCTGAAGGAGTAGCTTTTTATTATGAGCACTATTTTAATGATTGTTGGTCTTTAGGTACCTCTTTTTTCTTTATGCATGTCAATGCACGCCAAGA
Coding sequences:
- a CDS encoding amino acid ABC transporter ATP-binding protein, which gives rise to MLIVNNLSLYYADRLILDTLSLSITPGSITCLTGKSGAGKTSLLYCIAQLKQQYTGSITYAGKDLRALSVQERSGIIGFLFQHYNLFSHLTALENCIQPLMVVKKYSHQQATKEALELLEQLELKHVAHNYPTELSGGQQQRIAIARALLLKPELLLLDEPTAALDRESKNILKKLLLDLKTQGITLVISSHDTPFVQEIADTIYILNHGKIVI
- a CDS encoding amino acid ABC transporter permease translates to MKLFSLVTLSASAPLLINAALTTVYIWFTASCISLVVGTLTGLLRARKARIPIISLLLDGATLILRGIPLYAQLMIIYFVLPEVSLINLSSENASIIGLGLCSAAYVSETIRAGINSLPTGQWDASFVLGYSTLQQLRFIIVPQALRAVLPSLMNEYNMALKSTAIVASIGTVELTKTGMNIIARSADPLTITLAIACIYLILTGALSLVGQLLERKYHVNR
- a CDS encoding transporter substrate-binding domain-containing protein; the encoded protein is MQPKFLGALALLIIFSTLGYFVFRSSTAQSDDTLILGTMSGWPPYVTMSNNGSYQGFDIDIAQQIAVQLGKKLVIKDMDTASLLTALNQNKVDFVMTGLSITQERLKQVDLIAYQGEPVTSLRLVFWQTIPQGVKTLEDLKNIPNATVCVEAGSSTEGFLLTISGLTVKQLDPVPSILELKYKKALAVLIEPTAYNELKSQYPELVALTVPLNEDQAFLGCGIGVNKANTKLKKEIQLIINNLKAQGTLAALEKQWFKKEQA